The following proteins are encoded in a genomic region of Spirosoma sp. SC4-14:
- a CDS encoding SNF2-related protein encodes MPDNAESVNSSDSPFDYRLESLTIPDLTDSVLARHSLGWMSDATELSAIQPLVISVDQGSFTSASRLTYFPTVTVVQDGQSLRLSCLCGGGGGRLCNHEVQVLASIVRRRELRLFFDRQLRRDAIIPVAKEYGLETEPDLDAYFQVIYENKTVCIRPSRTDLLSITPASNESLQAQLIPQRLRRLPVVNEPVTRQKKIVVFAKHRYYDPFCLELFEAATARDGKPKNPLTPIQPLNLTAGTARLDELKFYSALAKFQNHHRTKQEDTDLETLRIIVSNPLRFSFFYHSSAISENITTHSLIPVVVQALNATLTLSVSQTGSFYTLSGTLLLDGVRYALHTLVLKYDYFVLLNDKLYLIDTPDKVRLIQFFCARGSSILVHQSKYNEFRQAVLTNLENRIPIDYAYLKPATPEQLTESGFNQERECILYLTDTEQYILITPVMKYGTVEVPVLSKRQIYSVDSQGKPFLVARDDAAEIQFTMAIINQHPDFADQLDLSEFYLHKKHFLDPHWFLDAFDDWQRQNIRILGFNKLRNNRLNPHKAKVSVVVNSGLDWFETSVGLSYGKQKVSLKHLHRALKNKSRFVTLDDGTQGVLPTEWLDRFAAFFQAGDIVDEHIRTPKINFSSITELYDNEQLAPDLRKQLAELKNTFANFRSIQPVAIPKELHASLRDYQKEGLNWLNFLDDMGFGGCLADDMGLGKTLQIIAFLLLLRTKRESATHLIVVPTSLLFNWQAELIKFAPSLKFHVRYGTTRKLRKDEFGQFDLILTSYGTLLSDIHFLKSYPFNYIILDESQAIKNPESQRYQAVRRLQAYNRIVLTGTPIENHTFDLYGQLSFACPGLLGSYTHFKGHYSTPIDKFDDRQRARQLQKKIDPFILRRTKAQVARELPEKTEMIIHCEMGPEQRSVYDAYEREFRNFLLSTQEGDIPRVRLHVLQGLTKLRQICNSPALLNDNEFYGDSSAKIDRLIEQIETKSPQHKILVFSQFVSMLDLIRAELDSRQIGFEYLTGQTSNRAACVSRFQSDSNVRVFLISLKAGGIGLNLTQADYVYIVDPWWNPAVENQAIDRSYRIGQTKNVVAIRLICPNTIEEKIMELQESKKELANNLIKTDESTLKSLTRADLLALLGP; translated from the coding sequence ATGCCCGACAATGCTGAAAGCGTAAACTCGTCTGACAGCCCGTTCGACTACCGTCTGGAGTCCCTTACGATACCCGATCTCACAGACAGCGTTCTGGCCAGGCATAGTTTGGGCTGGATGTCCGACGCGACCGAATTGTCGGCTATTCAGCCACTGGTTATTTCTGTCGATCAGGGCTCGTTTACCAGTGCATCGCGCCTGACGTATTTCCCTACCGTTACCGTAGTACAGGATGGGCAATCGCTTCGGCTATCCTGCTTGTGCGGAGGTGGGGGTGGGCGCTTGTGCAACCATGAGGTACAGGTTTTGGCGAGTATCGTCAGGCGTCGGGAACTTCGCCTGTTTTTTGACCGGCAGTTGCGTCGAGATGCCATAATTCCTGTCGCCAAAGAATATGGTCTGGAAACAGAACCAGATCTGGATGCCTACTTCCAAGTCATCTATGAGAACAAGACCGTTTGTATCCGCCCTAGCCGGACCGACCTGTTATCAATCACTCCGGCAAGTAATGAATCGCTTCAGGCTCAGCTAATTCCTCAGCGACTAAGGCGGCTCCCGGTAGTAAATGAACCCGTTACGCGTCAAAAAAAGATCGTTGTTTTTGCGAAACATCGGTACTACGATCCGTTTTGTCTGGAATTATTCGAGGCCGCAACCGCCCGCGATGGTAAACCCAAAAACCCATTAACGCCGATTCAGCCTCTGAATCTGACTGCGGGAACGGCTCGTCTGGACGAGTTGAAATTTTATTCGGCCCTTGCCAAATTTCAAAATCACCACCGAACAAAACAGGAAGATACCGACCTCGAAACCTTACGAATCATTGTCAGCAATCCGTTGCGGTTTTCTTTCTTTTACCATTCCAGTGCGATTTCTGAAAATATAACCACCCATTCGCTGATTCCGGTTGTGGTGCAGGCCCTCAACGCAACGCTTACGCTGTCGGTGAGCCAAACCGGCAGTTTTTATACGCTGAGTGGCACCCTGCTACTCGACGGAGTACGGTATGCCCTGCATACGCTTGTACTCAAATATGACTATTTCGTTCTGCTCAACGACAAACTGTATTTAATCGATACTCCCGATAAGGTACGGTTGATTCAGTTTTTTTGCGCCAGGGGCTCCTCAATTCTGGTTCACCAATCGAAATACAACGAATTTCGGCAGGCCGTTCTGACCAACCTAGAAAACAGAATCCCAATTGATTATGCCTACCTGAAACCTGCCACACCAGAACAGCTAACCGAATCCGGGTTCAATCAGGAGCGGGAATGCATCCTCTATCTGACCGATACCGAACAGTATATACTGATTACACCCGTCATGAAATACGGCACTGTTGAAGTCCCGGTTTTATCGAAACGGCAGATTTACTCGGTCGATAGCCAGGGTAAACCATTTTTGGTAGCCCGCGACGATGCAGCCGAAATCCAGTTTACGATGGCGATTATTAATCAGCATCCCGACTTTGCTGACCAGCTCGATCTTAGCGAGTTCTATTTGCACAAAAAACATTTTCTGGACCCCCACTGGTTTCTAGATGCTTTTGATGATTGGCAGCGTCAGAATATTCGTATTCTCGGCTTTAACAAACTCCGAAACAACAGGCTGAATCCGCATAAAGCCAAGGTTTCGGTAGTTGTCAATAGCGGCCTCGACTGGTTTGAAACGTCAGTGGGCTTATCGTACGGAAAACAAAAAGTTAGCCTGAAACACCTGCACCGGGCACTTAAAAACAAAAGCCGGTTTGTAACCCTGGATGATGGAACGCAAGGCGTATTACCTACCGAATGGCTCGACCGATTTGCCGCTTTTTTTCAGGCGGGCGACATTGTCGACGAGCATATCCGAACGCCCAAAATTAACTTTTCGAGTATTACCGAACTCTACGACAACGAGCAATTAGCTCCCGATCTGCGTAAACAACTGGCTGAACTAAAGAACACATTCGCCAACTTCCGGTCTATTCAGCCCGTTGCCATACCCAAAGAGCTGCACGCATCGCTCCGCGACTATCAGAAAGAAGGGCTAAACTGGCTGAATTTCCTCGACGATATGGGGTTTGGCGGCTGTTTGGCCGACGATATGGGACTCGGCAAGACCCTCCAGATCATTGCGTTTTTACTTCTGCTGCGGACCAAACGAGAATCCGCTACGCACCTGATTGTAGTGCCAACGTCGCTCTTGTTCAACTGGCAGGCCGAACTAATCAAATTTGCGCCCAGTCTGAAGTTTCATGTACGGTATGGCACTACCCGAAAGCTCCGTAAAGATGAATTCGGGCAATTCGATCTTATTCTCACTTCCTACGGTACACTTTTATCCGACATTCATTTCCTAAAAAGCTACCCATTCAATTACATTATTCTCGATGAATCGCAGGCCATAAAAAACCCCGAATCGCAACGTTATCAGGCCGTTCGAAGGTTGCAGGCCTACAATCGAATCGTACTGACGGGTACACCCATCGAAAACCACACCTTCGATCTCTACGGGCAGCTTTCGTTTGCCTGTCCGGGTTTGCTGGGTAGTTATACCCATTTCAAGGGCCATTATTCAACGCCAATTGACAAATTCGACGATCGGCAACGCGCCCGCCAGCTTCAGAAAAAAATTGACCCCTTTATTTTACGCCGAACCAAAGCACAGGTTGCCCGTGAGCTTCCCGAAAAAACGGAAATGATCATTCACTGCGAAATGGGGCCTGAACAACGAAGCGTCTACGACGCCTATGAACGAGAATTCCGCAACTTTCTGCTATCGACTCAGGAAGGCGACATACCCCGCGTGCGTTTACATGTGTTGCAGGGACTGACCAAGCTGCGGCAAATTTGCAATTCGCCCGCGCTCCTCAATGATAACGAGTTCTACGGTGATTCGTCGGCCAAAATTGATAGGCTGATCGAACAGATCGAAACAAAATCGCCACAGCACAAAATCCTGGTTTTTTCGCAATTCGTTAGCATGCTCGATCTGATTCGGGCCGAACTTGATTCCCGGCAGATTGGTTTTGAGTACCTCACCGGCCAAACCAGCAACCGCGCTGCCTGTGTCAGTCGTTTCCAGTCGGACAGTAACGTTCGGGTTTTCCTGATTAGCCTGAAAGCAGGCGGCATCGGCCTCAATCTGACTCAGGCCGACTATGTCTACATTGTTGATCCATGGTGGAACCCGGCCGTTGAAAATCAGGCTATTGACCGAAGCTATCGGATTGGGCAAACGAAAAATGTGGTGGCCATTCGACTAATCTGTCCCAACACAATTGAAGAAAAGATTATGGAACTCCAGGAATCGAAAAAAGAGCTGGCCAACAACCTGATCAAAACCGATGAATCGACGCTTAAATCACTGACCAGAGCCGATTTATTGGCGCTGCTGGGCCCATAA
- a CDS encoding multidrug effflux MFS transporter yields MTRQRHFIIILILGLLTTVSPFSIDMYLPGFPAIANDLHTSIAQVQLSLTAYLIGIAVGQLLYGPMLDRFGRKKPLYVGLGIYLLASIGCALTTSIEMLILMRLLQALGGCVGLVAAQALVRDLFPVSQIAQVFSLLTLVLAVSPMIAPTVGGYATVALGWHSIFVILAIITSLILIGVYYALPSGKAPDSSLSLRPKAVLGNFFTVLKQPQFLTYSLVSGIATAAPFAYISGSPDVFMNIYKVSEQQYGWIFSCLAIAIIAPSQFNRFLLKRFSSEQIIYTTLLYQSTVGLIMVFGTWAGWFGLYGLMGMLFLFLGGQGLTAPNSTALSLSPFVRHAGSASALMGSFRMASGAVVSGAVSVLHNHTAMPMVGVMTSCSVLGLVILLVGQRIIDYRSKRAQFNTVSEVAL; encoded by the coding sequence ATGACTCGCCAACGCCACTTTATTATTATTCTGATTCTGGGCTTGCTCACAACCGTAAGCCCGTTTTCTATTGACATGTATTTGCCGGGTTTCCCGGCTATTGCCAATGATCTTCACACGTCCATAGCACAGGTTCAGTTGTCGCTGACGGCCTATCTGATTGGTATTGCGGTAGGACAACTACTCTATGGCCCTATGCTGGACCGGTTTGGCCGCAAAAAGCCGCTCTATGTAGGACTTGGCATTTATTTGCTGGCGTCTATCGGTTGTGCGCTAACTACCTCTATTGAGATGCTGATTCTGATGCGGCTCCTTCAGGCACTGGGTGGCTGTGTTGGTCTGGTAGCAGCTCAGGCACTGGTACGCGACCTGTTTCCGGTGAGCCAGATTGCACAGGTATTTTCGCTATTGACGCTTGTGCTGGCGGTTTCGCCAATGATTGCCCCAACAGTGGGCGGTTATGCCACAGTGGCCCTGGGCTGGCATTCTATTTTCGTGATTCTGGCCATTATTACCAGCCTTATTCTTATTGGGGTTTACTATGCCCTACCTAGTGGTAAAGCCCCCGACTCGTCGCTGTCGCTTCGGCCCAAAGCGGTGTTGGGCAATTTTTTCACAGTATTGAAGCAGCCACAGTTTTTAACCTATTCGCTGGTGAGTGGTATCGCAACGGCTGCTCCATTTGCCTACATTTCAGGCTCACCCGATGTGTTCATGAACATCTATAAGGTGAGCGAACAGCAATATGGCTGGATTTTCTCATGTCTGGCCATTGCCATTATTGCCCCTTCGCAATTTAACCGATTCCTGCTGAAGCGGTTTAGCAGCGAGCAGATTATCTATACAACATTACTCTACCAGTCGACGGTTGGGCTAATTATGGTATTCGGCACCTGGGCAGGCTGGTTTGGACTGTATGGCCTGATGGGTATGCTCTTTCTGTTTCTGGGCGGGCAAGGGCTAACAGCCCCGAACTCAACCGCGCTGTCGCTTTCGCCCTTCGTTCGGCACGCGGGTAGTGCTTCTGCCCTGATGGGGAGTTTCCGAATGGCTTCGGGGGCGGTAGTGTCGGGGGCGGTCAGTGTGCTTCACAATCATACGGCTATGCCAATGGTAGGCGTTATGACTTCCTGTTCGGTTCTGGGACTTGTGATTCTGTTGGTTGGACAACGGATTATCGACTACCGTAGCAAACGCGCTCAATTTAATACGGTATCGGAAGTTGCCCTGTAA
- a CDS encoding M1 family metallopeptidase, whose protein sequence is MLALTITFSRKLALLCSLILCIEALQAQSLYMPRNIKQAYQKGTRSMDGKPGKHYWQNVARYNLTVTATPPNRTVRGTEEITYINNSPDTLRLLVFKLFLNSHKPGAIRQTPASQEYLTSGVHIDKYTENSTPKTWQDAGSLTTKRVALTKPLLPRDSVKLAIDWHFDVSQESNREGALDSTTFFLAYFYPRIAVYDDYNGWDRTDFTEAQEFYNDFNDYTLTVNVPKNYLVWSTGELLNASDVLQPTFVQRLQESMQTDALIHVATLDDVTAGGVTQQQDMNSWKWKAINVPDVALCISDHYVWDASSVVVDKATSRRASVQAAFLDNARDFHQMVGFGQHALDWFSNNWPGVPYPYSKTTIVQGFADMEYPMMVNDATTQDLNFSRFVAEHEIAHTWFPFYMGINETRYGFMDEGWATALEYLISQADLGNETATRNFQQFRVSFWSKDPSAEEDIPIITPANILSGAALGNNEYGKAAIGYLALKELLGDAVFRKSLHEFMERWHGKHPTPWDMFYSFSSASGQDLNWFWNNWFFSNNYIDFAIKQVSIASTKCTVSIQNIGGYVAPMDVVLTFDDGTRETFHQTPALWKTNQQQATVTLPVHKKLQTVTLEGGIFMDADPSNNTWKTK, encoded by the coding sequence GTGTTAGCACTCACCATCACTTTCAGCAGAAAACTGGCACTCCTTTGTAGCCTTATTCTTTGTATTGAAGCGCTACAGGCACAGTCACTATACATGCCCCGCAACATAAAACAGGCCTATCAGAAAGGCACACGATCGATGGATGGTAAACCAGGCAAACACTACTGGCAGAACGTTGCCCGCTACAATCTGACGGTTACCGCTACGCCACCCAACCGAACAGTTCGTGGCACCGAAGAAATTACGTATATCAACAACAGCCCCGATACGCTACGACTGCTTGTTTTCAAGCTTTTTCTGAACAGCCATAAGCCAGGAGCGATTCGGCAAACGCCTGCTTCACAAGAATACCTGACCTCGGGGGTTCACATCGACAAATACACCGAAAACAGCACCCCTAAAACCTGGCAGGATGCGGGTAGCCTGACCACCAAACGTGTAGCCTTAACCAAACCACTTTTACCCCGCGATTCGGTAAAGCTCGCTATTGACTGGCATTTCGATGTTTCGCAGGAAAGTAATCGCGAGGGCGCTCTCGATTCGACAACATTCTTCCTGGCTTATTTCTACCCCCGTATTGCGGTTTATGACGATTATAATGGCTGGGATCGCACCGATTTTACGGAAGCCCAGGAGTTTTATAATGACTTCAACGATTATACGCTAACCGTAAATGTCCCGAAAAACTACCTGGTCTGGTCAACTGGCGAGCTGCTAAACGCCAGCGATGTTCTCCAGCCTACTTTTGTTCAGCGCTTGCAGGAATCCATGCAAACGGACGCGCTCATCCATGTAGCCACGCTCGACGATGTTACCGCAGGTGGTGTGACTCAACAACAGGATATGAATTCGTGGAAATGGAAAGCAATCAATGTACCCGATGTTGCACTCTGCATTAGCGATCATTATGTGTGGGATGCATCCAGCGTAGTTGTCGACAAAGCTACCAGTCGCCGGGCCAGTGTGCAGGCCGCCTTTCTGGACAATGCCCGCGATTTTCATCAAATGGTTGGTTTTGGCCAGCACGCACTCGACTGGTTTTCCAACAACTGGCCGGGCGTGCCCTACCCTTACTCAAAAACAACCATCGTACAGGGTTTTGCCGATATGGAATATCCCATGATGGTGAACGATGCGACTACGCAGGATCTTAACTTTTCGCGCTTTGTGGCCGAGCACGAAATTGCACACACGTGGTTTCCCTTCTATATGGGTATCAACGAAACCCGCTATGGCTTTATGGACGAAGGCTGGGCCACTGCGCTGGAATACCTGATCAGCCAGGCCGATCTGGGGAACGAAACCGCCACCCGCAATTTTCAACAGTTCAGGGTATCATTCTGGAGCAAAGATCCATCGGCCGAAGAAGACATTCCCATCATTACGCCTGCCAACATACTAAGCGGTGCGGCTTTAGGAAACAACGAATACGGTAAAGCAGCCATCGGTTATTTAGCCCTGAAAGAACTGCTGGGCGACGCCGTGTTCCGAAAATCGCTGCATGAGTTTATGGAACGCTGGCACGGCAAGCATCCTACGCCCTGGGATATGTTTTATAGTTTTAGCAGTGCATCGGGGCAGGACCTGAACTGGTTCTGGAACAACTGGTTCTTCAGCAATAATTACATCGACTTTGCCATTAAACAGGTTTCCATAGCCTCAACAAAATGCACTGTCAGCATTCAGAATATCGGTGGTTATGTGGCTCCGATGGATGTGGTACTTACGTTTGACGATGGCACCAGAGAAACATTCCATCAAACACCTGCGCTCTGGAAAACCAACCAACAGCAAGCCACCGTAACGCTCCCTGTTCATAAAAAACTACAGACAGTAACGCTCGAAGGCGGTATTTTTATGGATGCCGACCCCAGTAATAACACCTGGAAAACGAAATAG
- a CDS encoding ferritin-like domain-containing protein translates to MSSLTDRIASFFSGNDSNTDEGLRDLFITEVKGIYYAEKQIVDALGDQAQASTTNEVKAAFLQHQDESKRHVERLEELFRILDIQTEERPSDAVDGLISEARFVISDTEAESLTRDAALIIAAQKIEHYEIAVYGSLLTLADVLGFSQSAELLAQTLEEEKSTDHKLTALAKAFVNVRSKEEEDNHPGSHHASRHHTHGTGSDVTLGGPLGV, encoded by the coding sequence ATGTCATCGTTGACAGACCGAATCGCCAGTTTTTTCAGCGGGAACGACTCCAATACCGACGAGGGATTACGCGATTTATTCATTACGGAGGTAAAAGGCATTTATTATGCTGAAAAGCAGATAGTCGATGCGCTGGGCGATCAAGCCCAAGCCAGCACAACGAATGAAGTGAAAGCGGCTTTTCTACAACATCAGGATGAAAGTAAACGTCATGTTGAGCGTCTGGAAGAGCTATTTCGAATACTCGATATTCAAACCGAGGAACGGCCGTCTGATGCTGTCGATGGCCTGATCAGTGAAGCGCGTTTTGTCATTTCCGACACCGAAGCAGAATCCTTAACCCGTGATGCTGCGCTTATCATTGCGGCTCAAAAGATTGAGCATTATGAAATCGCCGTTTATGGTTCTCTTTTAACCCTGGCCGACGTGCTGGGTTTTAGTCAATCGGCAGAGCTATTGGCCCAGACGCTGGAAGAAGAAAAATCAACCGATCATAAACTTACGGCTCTGGCCAAAGCGTTTGTCAATGTTCGCTCAAAAGAGGAAGAAGACAACCATCCCGGTAGCCATCATGCTAGTCGGCACCATACCCACGGGACCGGCTCCGACGTGACCCTGGGCGGTCCGCTGGGAGTTTAA
- a CDS encoding gliding motility-associated C-terminal domain-containing protein → MRFFYIIGLSTLWLVALLKPDTSQATHVRAGEITTRRLPGTSLTYLITLTAYYDEQKGHDAADAASSVPFCFGDGTSLEVQRSGRVYINGRTSSVNSYTVIHTYVGPGAYTIGATIVNRNEGTINLPPPGGSDDISFYVSTTILINAALQVNSTPVMLNPPLDSARVGQKFCHNPAAFDADGDSLAYRLSRPQLGIPNSCRSQFIPVYQDPTRYSTSREDGSSPSTFTIDAKTGDLCWDAPGQVGQFNFAFIIEEWRNGVLIGEITRDMQIIVVDQPNKRPLIAGTELCVEAGTLIQQPIQATDPDGQPVIITAYGGPFNINSDGKPLPPDLQIAPEFARLINGGVALPQPATATFSWQTNCNHARKEPYDITLKVNDVPPGRGTASLVSFATLRIRVYAPAVKNLTAKPTATASGRAIQLNWNPYSCGQITSSGGLPDTTKLIIYRKEGCTTYNPDVCTTGLPASLGYQKIAELPYTATAYIDTSALKRGISYSYRIVARNPGIGDNGGLSVASTEACLELPLLAPVMTQVTVDSTHTQRGQITVRWTRPLGLQPGELGAPYQYRLQRASGLNGSSFSPIATINTSIQPGLADTVYVDRGSPTAALNTTDSAYRYRVEFYYTNANGQLTRLDVTDPASSVRLAANPAQRSITLSWQANTPWSNDNQRHDVYRSRSGPGGPFNKIAEVSVQGAPTYTFTDTGTDSFVADGNTSRSLSADSSYCYRVMTRGQYADSKLASLGVLLNYSQLICATPTDTTRPCAPMLGLDSLDCASLSNESLCGQSSFTNKLRWRLTTSADCDPNVVSYKVYYGRYEQDKPSELVSIPAPTLSFDHVNLTTVSGCYFVTAVSRSGVESLPSNRVCNDACPLLVLPNVFTPNGDGKNDLFEPLKCPRFVESVALVVYNRYGSKVYEGSSARLSWNGKSSDGSDLPSGLYYYQVSVGYSLLDRDAPAQVLKGWVQILREGVSMR, encoded by the coding sequence ATGCGTTTCTTCTACATCATTGGACTATCTACATTGTGGCTGGTAGCCCTTCTGAAACCAGACACAAGCCAGGCAACACACGTACGAGCCGGTGAAATTACAACCCGGCGACTGCCTGGTACCTCATTAACGTATCTGATCACCCTGACGGCCTACTACGACGAACAAAAAGGGCATGATGCGGCTGATGCTGCATCGAGCGTACCATTCTGTTTCGGCGATGGCACCTCCCTTGAAGTACAGCGAAGTGGGCGAGTCTATATTAACGGACGTACCTCCTCGGTCAACTCCTATACCGTCATTCACACCTATGTCGGGCCGGGTGCCTACACCATTGGCGCTACGATTGTAAACCGAAATGAAGGGACCATAAACCTACCGCCACCTGGTGGCTCCGATGACATTTCTTTTTATGTGTCGACAACAATTTTGATCAATGCGGCTCTTCAGGTAAACTCAACACCGGTCATGCTCAATCCTCCCCTCGATTCGGCCAGGGTTGGGCAAAAGTTCTGCCATAACCCGGCCGCCTTCGATGCCGATGGCGATAGCCTTGCCTACCGCCTGAGCAGACCGCAATTAGGCATTCCGAATAGCTGTCGGAGTCAGTTTATTCCGGTCTATCAGGACCCAACGCGCTATAGCACCAGCCGGGAGGATGGCAGCTCGCCCTCAACCTTTACCATCGATGCGAAAACCGGCGATCTCTGCTGGGATGCTCCAGGGCAAGTTGGCCAGTTCAACTTTGCCTTCATCATTGAAGAATGGCGAAATGGTGTCCTCATCGGCGAAATCACCCGCGACATGCAAATTATTGTCGTCGATCAGCCCAACAAACGACCCCTGATTGCCGGAACGGAACTCTGCGTCGAAGCCGGTACACTCATTCAGCAACCCATTCAGGCAACCGATCCTGATGGACAACCGGTTATCATTACGGCTTATGGCGGACCTTTCAACATAAATAGCGATGGCAAGCCGCTCCCGCCCGACCTTCAGATTGCGCCTGAATTTGCCCGGCTGATTAACGGCGGTGTGGCCCTGCCGCAACCAGCCACAGCAACCTTCTCCTGGCAAACCAACTGTAACCACGCCCGAAAAGAACCGTACGATATTACGCTAAAAGTAAATGATGTCCCACCCGGTCGAGGCACCGCATCGCTCGTCTCCTTTGCGACATTGCGCATTCGGGTCTATGCCCCTGCCGTTAAAAACCTGACTGCCAAACCCACCGCTACCGCGTCAGGAAGAGCCATCCAGCTCAACTGGAATCCCTACTCCTGCGGCCAAATCACCTCTTCGGGAGGACTGCCCGATACTACCAAACTCATCATCTACCGAAAGGAAGGTTGTACGACCTACAACCCCGATGTCTGCACCACCGGACTGCCGGCTTCGCTGGGGTATCAGAAAATTGCCGAGCTGCCTTATACCGCTACGGCCTACATCGACACCTCCGCCCTCAAACGGGGCATCAGCTACTCCTACCGAATCGTAGCCCGCAATCCCGGTATCGGCGATAACGGTGGACTCAGCGTGGCCTCCACCGAAGCCTGTCTCGAACTGCCCCTGCTGGCACCCGTCATGACTCAGGTCACCGTCGACTCCACCCACACCCAGCGCGGACAGATCACCGTTCGCTGGACCAGACCCCTGGGGCTCCAACCCGGCGAGCTGGGGGCTCCTTATCAGTACCGGCTCCAGCGGGCTAGCGGCCTCAATGGCTCCAGCTTCTCCCCCATTGCCACCATCAACACCTCCATCCAGCCCGGACTGGCCGACACCGTCTATGTCGATCGGGGAAGCCCTACAGCGGCTCTCAACACCACCGACTCGGCCTATCGCTACCGGGTGGAGTTCTACTACACCAACGCCAATGGCCAGCTCACCCGCCTGGATGTGACCGATCCGGCATCGAGTGTGCGGCTGGCGGCCAATCCGGCCCAGCGGAGCATCACCCTCAGCTGGCAGGCCAACACCCCCTGGAGCAACGACAACCAGCGTCACGATGTCTACCGCAGCCGCTCGGGGCCAGGGGGACCTTTCAACAAGATTGCTGAGGTGTCGGTGCAGGGCGCCCCCACTTACACCTTCACCGATACGGGCACCGACAGCTTTGTGGCCGATGGCAACACGAGTCGGAGCTTGTCGGCCGACAGCAGTTATTGTTACCGGGTGATGACCCGTGGCCAGTATGCCGACAGCAAGCTGGCCAGTCTGGGGGTGTTGCTCAACTACAGCCAGCTCATTTGTGCCACGCCCACCGACACGACCCGTCCCTGTGCGCCGATGCTGGGTCTGGACAGTCTGGACTGTGCCAGCCTGAGCAATGAGAGCCTGTGTGGTCAGAGTAGTTTCACCAACAAGCTGCGCTGGCGGCTGACGACGAGTGCCGATTGTGATCCTAATGTGGTGAGTTACAAGGTCTACTATGGGCGTTATGAGCAGGACAAGCCTTCGGAGCTGGTGAGTATCCCGGCGCCGACGCTGAGTTTCGATCATGTGAATCTGACGACGGTGTCGGGTTGTTATTTTGTGACGGCGGTGAGTCGTTCTGGAGTCGAGAGTTTACCCTCCAACAGGGTTTGCAATGACGCGTGTCCGTTGTTAGTGCTGCCGAATGTGTTCACCCCGAATGGGGATGGGAAGAACGATTTGTTCGAGCCCTTGAAGTGTCCCCGTTTTGTGGAGAGTGTAGCGTTGGTGGTTTACAACCGGTATGGCAGCAAGGTGTATGAGGGGAGCAGCGCGCGTTTGTCGTGGAATGGCAAGTCGAGTGATGGGAGTGATTTGCCGAGTGGTTTATACTACTATCAGGTGAGTGTTGGGTATTCGCTGCTGGACCGCGATGCTCCGGCTCAGGTGCTAAAGGGCTGGGTACAGATCCTCCGCGAAGGCGTGAGTATGCGTTGA